One window of the Equus asinus isolate D_3611 breed Donkey chromosome 28, EquAss-T2T_v2, whole genome shotgun sequence genome contains the following:
- the PHLPP2 gene encoding PH domain leucine-rich repeat-containing protein phosphatase 2 isoform X2: MDHLDRILLSGIYNVRKGKTQLHKWAERLVVLCGTCLIVSSVKDCQTGKMHILPLVGGKVEEVKRRQYSLAFSSAGAQAQTYHVSFETLAEYQRWQRQASKVVSQRISTVDLSCYSLEEVPEHLFYSQDITYLNLRHNFMQLERPGGLDTLYKFSQLKGLNLSHNKLGFFPVLLCEISTLTELNLSCNGFHDLPSQIGNLLNLQTLCLDGNFLTTLPEELGNLQQLSSLGISFNNFSQVPEIYEKLTMLDKVVMAGNQLEVLNLGVLNRMSHIKHVDLRMNHLKTMVIENLEGNKYITHMDLRDNQLTDLDLSSLCSLEQLHCERNQLRELTLSGFSLRTLYANSNKLTAVNVYPVPSLLSSLELSRNLLECVPDWACEAKKIEILDMSYNLLTEVPMRILSSLSLRKLMVGHNRVQNLPVLVEHIPLEVLDVQHNSLTRLPDTLFSKALNLRYLNASANSLESLPSACAGEESLSALQLLYLTNNLLTDQCVPILVGHPHLRILHLANNQLQTFPASKLNKLEELEELNLSGNKLKTIPTTIANCKRLHTLVAHSNNISIFPEILQLPQIQFVDLSCNDLTEILIPEALPATLQDLDLTGNTNLVLEHKTLDTFSHITTLKIDQKPLPTTDSTITSTFWSHGLAEMAGQRNKLCVSALAVDNFAEGVGAVYGMFDGDRNEELPRLLQCTMADVLLEEVQQSTNDTVFMANTFLVSHRKLGMAGQKLGSSALLCYIRPDTADPTSSFSLTVANVGTCQAVLCRSGKPVPLSKVFSLEQDSEEAQRVKDQKAIITEDNKVNGVTCCTRMLGCTYLYPWILPKPHISSTPLTIQDELLILGNKALWEHLSYTEAVNAVRHVQDPLAAAKKLCTLAQSYGCQDNVGAMVVYLNIGEEGCTCEMNGLTLPGPGGFASTTVIKDPPKPTTPSSSSGIASEFSSEMSTSEVSSEVGSTASDEHNTVGLDAGLLPRPERRCSLHPTPTSGVFQRQPSCATFSSNQSDNGLDSDDDQPVEGVITNGSKVEVEVDIHCCRGRDLENSPTLRENSPTPCPEEHARGVFLGIRRQNSVNSGILLPVSKDKMELQKSPSTSCLYGKKLSNGSIVPLEDSLNLIEVATEAPKKKTGYFAAPTQLEPEDQFVVPRDLEEEVKEQMKHHQESRPEPEPSEEDRTELPEEFDTAL; this comes from the exons GTAGAAGAAGTGAAGCGACGGCAGTACTCACTTGCGTTCAGTTCAGCTGGAGCCCAAGCTCAGACCTATCATGTCAGCTTTGAGACCTTAGCTGAGTACCAGAGGTGGCAGCGGCAAGCGTCCAAG GTGGTGTCCCAGCGAATCAGTACTGTTGATCTCTCATGTTACAGCCTTGAGGAGGTTCCTGAGCATCTCTTCTACAGTCAAGATATCACCTACCTCAACTTGCGACACAACTTCATGCAGTTAGAAAGACCAGGGGGCCTTGACACTCTCTACAA ATTCTCTCAGCTGAAGGGCCTGAACTTGTCCCACAATAAACTTGGATTTTTTCCTGTATTGTTATGTGAGATTTCTACCCTGACTGAGCTCAACCTTTCCTGTAATGGATTTCATGACCTGCCGAGTCAGATTGGCAATCTACTAAA TCTTCAAACCCTCTGTCTTGATGGCAACTTTCTGACTACTTTACCTGAAGAATTGGGAAATCTGCAACAGCTTTCCTCTCTGGGAATTTCCTTCAACAACTTTAGTCAAGTTCCTGAGATTTATGAGAAACTCACTATGTTGGATAAAGTGGTTATGGCAGGAAATCAACTGGAAGTCCTAAACTTAGGGGTGCTGAACAGAATGAGCCATATCAAACATGTTGATTTAAG GATGAACCATTTGAAAACCATGGTTATTGAAAATCTGGAGGGAAATAAATACATCACCCACATGGATTTGCGGGACAATCAACTGACTGACTTAGATCTTAGCTCCTTGTGTAGCTTGGAGCAGCTGCATTGTGAGCGGAACCAGCTGAGGGAGCTGACACTCAGTGGCTTCTCCCTTCGAACTCTATACGCCAATTCTAACA AGCTGACAGCAGTGAATGTCTATCCAGTACCCAGTCTGCTGAGTTCTCTAGAACTCTCCCG aAACCTGCTAGAGTGTGTCCCTGACTGGGCCTGTGAAgcaaaaaagatagaaatattaGATATGAGCTATAATCTTCTGACAGAGGTTCCTATGAG AATTCTTAGTAGCTTGAGTCTTAGAAAACTGATGGTGGGACACAATCGTGTGCAAAACCTTCCGGTACTGGTGGAGCACATCCCCCTTGAGGTGCTGGATGTTCAGCATAACTCACTCACCAGGCTGCCAGATACCCTCTTCTCCAAGGCCTTAAA TCTCAGATACCTGAATGCATCTGCAAACAGTCTGGAGTCTTTGCCATCTGCCTGTGCTGGAGAGGAGAGTCTGAGTGCACTGCAGCTGCTCTATCTGACCAACAACCTCCTGACAGATCAGTGTGTGCCCATCCTGGTCGGGCACCCACACCTGCGAATCTTGCATCTTGCAAACAACCAGCTACAGACTTTTCCTGCAAG CAAACTAAATAAATTGGAGGAGTTGGAGGAACTCAACCTAAGTGGCAACAAGCTTAAAACCATTCCCACAACCATAGCAAACTGTAAAAGGCTGCACACCCTTGTCGCACACTCCAACAACATCAGCATTTTCCCAGAAATACTGCAGTTGCCTCAGATCCAG TTTGTAGACCTAAGCTGCAATGACTTGACAGAAATCCTGATTCCTGAGGCTTTGCCTGCTACTTTACAAGACCTTGACCTGACGGGAAATACAAATCTGGTTCTGGAACACAAGACGTTGGACACATTTAG CCATATCACAACCCTAAAAATTGATCAGAAACCTTTGCCAACCACTGATTCTACAATTACGTCTACCTTCTGGAGCCATGGACTGGCTGAGATGGCAGGGCAGAGAAATAA GCTGTGTGTATCTGCCCTAGCTGTGGATAACTTTGCAGAGGGGGTGGGAGCTGTGTATGGCATGTTCGATGGGGACCGAAATGAGGAGCTCCCTCGCCTGCTCCAGTGTACCATGGCAGACGTGCTTTTGGAAGAGGTTCAGCAGTCAACAAATGACACAGTCTTCATGGCTAACACCTTCTTGGTATCTCACAG GAAATTAGGAATGGCTGGCCAGAAGCTGGGCTCCTCTGCTCTCCTTTGTTACATCCGCCCTGACACTGCCGACCCAACAAGTAGTTTTAGCTTGACAGTGGCCAACGTTGGCACATGCCAAGCAGTCCTGTGCCGAAGTGGGAAACCAGTGCCCCTCTCTAAAGTCTTCAGCCTGGAACAGGACTCAGAAGAGGCTCAGAGGGTGAAGGACCAAAAAGCCATCATAACAGAG GACAACAAAGTGAATGGGGTAACCTGCTGCACCCGGATGCTGGGCTGCACATACCTCTACCCTTGGATCCTCCCCAAGCCCCACATATCTTCCACGCCACTTACCATTCAAGATGAATTGCTGATTCTGGGAAACAAAGCATTGTGGGAACATTTGTCATATACAGAAGCTGTCAACGCAGTACGCCATGTACAAGACCCATTAGCAGCTGCCAAAAAACTGTGCACATTAGCCCAGAGCTATGGTTGTCAGGACAATGTGGGGGCGATGGTGGTTTATTTGAACATTGGTGAGGAAGGCTGCACTTGTGAAATGAATGGGCTCACCCTCCCAGGTCCTGGGGGATTTGCTTCAACCACCGTCATCAAGGACCCTCCCAAGCCAACCACTCCTTCCTCCAGTAGTGGTATTGCCTCTGAGTTCAGCAGTGAGATGTCAACTTCAGAGGTGAGCAGTGAGGTGGGATCCACTGCTTCTGACGAACATAACACTGTTGGCCTGGATGCTGGCTTGCTTCCAAGACCAGAGAGGCGCTGCAGCCTTCATCCAACACCCACCTCTGGGGTTTTTCAGCGCCAGCCTTCTTGTGCAACTTTCTCAAGTAACCAGTCTGACAATGGCCTAGATAGTGATGATGACCAGCCCGTCGAAGGGGTCATAACAAATGGCAGCAAGGTAGAAGTAGAAGTAGATATCCACTGCTGTAGGGGAAGGGATCTTGAGAACTCTCCCACTCTTAGAGAGAATTCTCCTACCCCATGTCCTGAGGAACATGCTAGAGGAGTATTTTTGGGGATCCGAAGACAGAATAGTGTGAATAGTGGCATACTTTTGCCAGTGAGCAAGGACAAGATGGAATTACAGAAGTCTCcctccacttcctgtctctatggaaAGAAACTCTCCAATGGCTCTATTGTGCCCCTAGAAGATAGCCTGAACCTCATTGAAGTGGCCACAGAAGCACCCAAGAAGAAAACTGGCTATTTTGCTGCCCCCACTCAGCTGGAGCCAGAGGATCAGTTTGTTGTCCCTCGTGACCTAGAAGAAGAAGTGAAGGAGCAAATGAAACACCACCAAGAAAGCAGGCCCGAGCCTGAGCCCAGTGAAGAGGATCGGACCGAGCTCCCGGAGGAGTTTGACACAGCACTGTGA